One window of the Crassaminicella thermophila genome contains the following:
- a CDS encoding ABC transporter permease — translation MKKIKHSKDMEYLVSLFFSMAAALFIGVLIMLANGRNPITGYSALVIGALGSKYSIATTLAKTVPLILTGLATAISFKTGIYNIGGEGQLYLGAFIAAYIGFTFTKLPGIIGILLAILASAVVGGFYAYIPALLKVYYKIDEVITTIMFNSIAILLTDYLVNYPFAADQGKMGGTNMIASVFKLTKLVKLSKLNTSIFFTAFIALVIYYMMQKTSIGYNFKMVGQNPYFANYGGVNAKKQMVLAMIISGALCGIAGAFEVLGVHYRFLQNISPGFAFDGMLVSLIVKNNPLGVIFMSIFFGVLKTGSISMEQATSIPSELVLVIQSIIILFIAGESGFKKIFKNLRKAGVDNHV, via the coding sequence ATGAAAAAAATAAAGCATAGTAAAGATATGGAATACTTAGTTTCTTTGTTTTTTTCTATGGCAGCAGCATTGTTTATAGGTGTATTGATTATGCTTGCGAATGGAAGAAATCCAATAACAGGATATTCAGCTTTAGTGATTGGAGCATTAGGATCTAAATATAGCATTGCTACAACTCTTGCAAAAACAGTTCCTCTAATCCTTACAGGACTGGCAACAGCCATTTCATTTAAAACAGGGATTTATAATATAGGAGGAGAAGGACAGCTTTATTTAGGAGCCTTTATTGCCGCTTATATAGGCTTTACCTTTACAAAGTTACCAGGAATAATTGGGATTTTATTAGCAATATTAGCATCAGCTGTTGTTGGAGGTTTTTATGCATACATACCAGCACTTTTGAAGGTTTATTATAAAATCGATGAAGTGATTACAACTATTATGTTTAATAGTATCGCTATTCTTCTTACGGATTATTTGGTAAACTACCCTTTTGCAGCAGATCAAGGGAAAATGGGTGGAACCAATATGATCGCTTCTGTTTTTAAACTAACAAAGCTTGTGAAATTATCAAAGCTAAATACGAGTATATTTTTTACTGCATTTATTGCCTTAGTGATTTATTATATGATGCAAAAAACATCTATAGGATATAACTTTAAAATGGTTGGACAAAATCCTTACTTTGCAAATTATGGAGGTGTAAATGCAAAGAAGCAAATGGTCTTAGCCATGATTATATCGGGTGCTTTATGTGGAATTGCAGGAGCCTTTGAAGTATTAGGAGTTCATTATCGTTTTTTACAAAATATATCTCCAGGTTTTGCATTTGATGGAATGTTGGTATCGCTTATTGTAAAAAACAATCCATTAGGGGTTATTTTCATGTCTATATTTTTTGGAGTATTAAAAACAGGATCTATTTCTATGGAACAAGCAACTTCTATTCCTTCAGAACTTGTATTGGTAATTCAATCAATCATTATATTATTTATTGCAGGAGAAAGTGGATTTAAGAAGATTTTTAAAAATCTACGTAAGGCAGGTGTAGATAATCATGTTTAA
- the mocA gene encoding molybdenum cofactor cytidylyltransferase translates to MVGAVILAAGMSRRMEEGKLLLPFNGHTIIEEVIDNVKKSKVDFIEIVYGHEGEKIKRIANKKEIVSIYNPDYKKGQSTSVKLGMKNMPNRIEGVLFILGDQPFINSFVINRIIDAFYSYKASIVVPLYEGKRGNPVLFHRKWRESIYSLKGDEGARKILLQNPDKIRYVEFDDSSYNLDIDTKEDYTYALSIANKYFLDNKIRI, encoded by the coding sequence ATGGTCGGTGCAGTAATACTTGCGGCAGGAATGTCACGAAGAATGGAAGAAGGAAAGCTTCTTCTTCCATTTAATGGGCATACAATTATAGAAGAGGTAATTGACAATGTTAAGAAATCAAAAGTTGATTTTATTGAGATTGTTTATGGACATGAAGGAGAAAAAATAAAACGTATTGCAAATAAAAAAGAAATTGTTTCTATTTATAATCCTGACTATAAAAAAGGACAAAGCACATCTGTAAAATTAGGAATGAAGAATATGCCAAATAGGATTGAAGGGGTTTTATTTATTTTAGGAGATCAGCCATTTATTAATAGTTTTGTTATTAATAGAATTATAGATGCATTTTATTCTTATAAAGCTTCTATTGTTGTACCGCTTTATGAAGGGAAACGAGGAAATCCTGTTTTATTTCATCGTAAATGGAGAGAGAGTATATATTCCTTAAAAGGTGATGAAGGAGCTAGAAAGATACTATTGCAAAATCCAGATAAGATAAGGTATGTAGAATTTGATGATTCCTCTTATAATTTAGATATTGATACAAAAGAGGATTATACATATGCATTAAGTATTGCAAATAAATATTTTCTTGATAATAAAATTAGAATATAA
- a CDS encoding BTAD domain-containing putative transcriptional regulator has protein sequence MDFVRVKLFDTPLVVKNEETIVFPFKKAEALFYYLLVHKQASRDTLVNILWGEVEEKTAKKNLRQAMYKIRKAFDMDIVISPKKSLVMINPDIQIDIDLYHFLNDKEDDITVYKGEFLKGFHVKDGDEFESWMLQYREYLKDLYIEKLNKRIENAFSKNDFQTVISCAKKMIEVDDFDEKAYQILMKAYRDEGQFHKAIDVYNRLEKILYKELGVEPDLQTRKLLDEILIIRNTKEMNKRKASDFFYGRVYELGILNKNYELFKQNKESKSLIIMGEAGVGKTKLKDRFLKSIGENEIILLKSNCYQAEKDYLFKPWNEVFTKLVDIIERDNIKIPPLLRNIISHVFPSFAIQDEGVNINPVEKVDSLQHQVIEEAMITVLKKVSQKRKILLVFEDIQWIDDMSLSLLNSILLHQENDYIFFIGTCRNAYEGKLNKFITAAIQYNRLEKIILNRFNKEQVREFVNMRLPKYSWNENLYNQIYQETEGNAFFLTEVLNSINDKGIITQMTTKMQDILRSRFLDISKEGKKLLYITSLFFDKVSLDMLRLLSSKDVLEIMDIIEELQNRGILREVSDSEEISFTFTHQKLREFIYLEQSSARRKILHNQIGLMLEKKLHHDKRDRFIYPKLIYHFENGGNQVLALKYRMKNLDVYFNFTHEMFPVFKDGNIEEEYKSYLSQKEASKQLKEIEKDLKEVIEKESTSNEIKKLQIEFFHMRGRYLIQEGEYEKGIRDIQSMIDLALQIKDADYALKGYRQMIYYGIQTYNVEWMQKYIDIGLNLAKACNYQKDTGIMLRLKGLEKIMIGDYEEAEDLLKQSIRSFEVVNAYEDKYTLNMAAGYNYIGEIRRHNMKFMSALEYYERAVSVCAEKKVIRGLTIFYTNAGQAAYDMGDDHRAKNYFKKAIKLYNQLDTLWGRSTAEGYMALLLIKEGEYKNALKYLIRADKYANKLKSPYELGLLYRVKAEVKVRMKENEDLREVFKDYLTLDIKKYCEKGISFLKQLKDPYEIGILEVLKKNS, from the coding sequence ATGGATTTTGTACGTGTAAAATTATTTGATACACCGTTAGTTGTTAAAAATGAAGAAACCATTGTCTTTCCATTTAAAAAGGCGGAGGCTTTATTTTATTATTTGTTGGTTCATAAACAAGCTAGTCGTGATACATTAGTAAATATTTTATGGGGAGAGGTAGAAGAAAAAACGGCAAAGAAAAATTTAAGACAAGCTATGTACAAGATAAGAAAAGCTTTTGATATGGATATTGTAATTTCCCCAAAAAAATCTCTTGTAATGATAAATCCAGACATTCAAATTGATATAGATTTATATCATTTTTTGAATGATAAGGAAGATGATATTACAGTATATAAAGGAGAATTTTTAAAAGGATTTCATGTAAAAGACGGTGATGAATTTGAAAGTTGGATGCTTCAATATAGAGAGTATTTGAAGGATTTGTATATAGAAAAGCTGAATAAAAGGATTGAAAATGCTTTTTCAAAAAATGATTTTCAAACTGTTATAAGCTGTGCAAAAAAAATGATTGAAGTAGACGATTTTGATGAAAAAGCGTATCAAATTTTAATGAAAGCATATAGGGATGAAGGACAGTTCCACAAGGCTATTGATGTATATAATCGTTTAGAGAAGATACTATATAAAGAACTTGGAGTAGAGCCTGATTTGCAAACAAGAAAGCTTCTAGATGAGATTTTGATTATACGTAATACAAAAGAAATGAATAAAAGAAAAGCATCAGATTTCTTTTATGGAAGAGTGTATGAACTAGGTATATTAAATAAAAATTATGAGTTATTTAAACAGAACAAAGAATCAAAATCACTTATTATTATGGGAGAAGCGGGTGTTGGAAAGACAAAATTAAAAGATAGATTTTTAAAAAGTATAGGTGAGAATGAAATAATTCTATTAAAATCCAATTGTTATCAAGCAGAGAAAGATTATTTATTTAAGCCATGGAATGAAGTTTTTACTAAATTGGTAGATATTATTGAACGGGATAATATAAAAATTCCTCCTTTGTTGAGGAATATTATTAGTCATGTATTTCCAAGCTTTGCAATTCAGGATGAAGGGGTTAATATAAATCCGGTAGAAAAAGTAGATTCATTACAACATCAAGTAATAGAAGAAGCTATGATTACTGTATTAAAAAAAGTGTCGCAAAAGAGAAAAATATTATTAGTTTTTGAAGATATTCAATGGATAGATGATATGAGTTTATCCTTGCTAAATAGTATTTTACTTCATCAGGAGAATGATTATATATTTTTCATAGGTACTTGTCGAAATGCATATGAAGGAAAACTAAATAAATTCATCACTGCTGCTATTCAGTATAATAGGCTTGAAAAAATTATACTCAATAGATTTAATAAAGAACAAGTAAGGGAATTCGTAAATATGAGGCTTCCTAAATATTCTTGGAATGAGAACTTATACAATCAAATTTATCAAGAAACAGAAGGAAATGCATTTTTCTTAACAGAAGTATTAAATAGTATAAATGACAAAGGTATTATTACACAGATGACAACAAAGATGCAGGATATATTAAGGAGTAGATTTTTAGATATTTCAAAGGAAGGAAAAAAGCTTTTATATATTACTTCATTATTTTTTGATAAAGTAAGCTTGGATATGCTAAGACTACTAAGCTCAAAAGATGTACTGGAAATAATGGATATTATAGAGGAACTTCAAAATAGAGGTATTTTAAGAGAAGTAAGTGATAGTGAGGAAATTAGTTTTACTTTTACACATCAAAAGCTAAGAGAATTTATTTACCTAGAGCAGTCGAGTGCAAGACGTAAAATATTACACAATCAAATTGGCTTGATGCTTGAAAAGAAATTGCATCATGATAAAAGAGATAGATTTATTTATCCTAAATTAATTTATCACTTTGAAAATGGAGGTAATCAGGTCTTAGCTCTTAAATATCGAATGAAAAATTTAGATGTATATTTTAATTTTACACATGAGATGTTCCCTGTTTTTAAAGATGGAAATATTGAGGAAGAATATAAAAGCTATCTAAGCCAAAAAGAAGCAAGTAAGCAACTAAAAGAGATTGAAAAGGATTTGAAGGAAGTAATTGAAAAGGAATCTACTTCAAATGAAATAAAGAAGCTTCAGATTGAGTTTTTTCATATGAGAGGAAGATATTTGATTCAAGAAGGAGAATATGAAAAGGGAATTAGAGATATTCAAAGTATGATTGATTTAGCATTGCAGATAAAAGATGCAGATTATGCTCTTAAGGGATATAGACAAATGATCTATTATGGAATACAAACATATAATGTTGAGTGGATGCAAAAATATATAGATATTGGATTAAATTTAGCAAAGGCATGTAACTATCAGAAGGATACTGGTATCATGTTAAGACTAAAAGGACTTGAAAAGATTATGATTGGTGATTATGAAGAAGCAGAAGATTTACTAAAACAATCTATTCGAAGCTTTGAAGTAGTAAATGCATATGAAGATAAGTATACATTAAATATGGCAGCAGGCTATAATTATATTGGAGAAATTAGAAGGCATAATATGAAGTTTATGAGTGCATTAGAATATTATGAGCGTGCTGTTAGTGTATGTGCAGAAAAGAAAGTAATTCGTGGGCTTACCATATTTTATACGAATGCTGGGCAAGCAGCATATGATATGGGAGATGACCATCGAGCAAAGAATTATTTTAAAAAAGCAATTAAGCTTTATAATCAGCTTGATACACTTTGGGGAAGGTCTACAGCTGAAGGATATATGGCACTTCTTTTAATAAAAGAAGGAGAATATAAAAATGCTTTGAAATATTTAATAAGAGCAGATAAATATGCTAATAAATTGAAAAGTCCTTATGAGTTAGGATTGTTATATCGTGTAAAAGCAGAAGTAAAGGTTCGTATGAAAGAAAATGAGGATCTTAGAGAAGTTTTCAAAGATTATCTTACATTAGATATAAAAAAATATTGTGAAAAAGGAATTTCATTTTTAAAACAATTAAAAGATCCTTATGAAATTGGTATACTAGAGGTACTCAAAAAAAATAGTTAA
- a CDS encoding Rossmann-like domain-containing protein encodes MNKSIFYDDLLKKFKGVVQKNKLLSEKVTVQGSVLSSQEAIGNPLRKDFPILKGKEKLMQAEFRGEKGQAFTDMPGNFTGTIEEIINRPLETNFDRAVLISTINAVCKYLKITDTTIHCKDEEPEDCAKRLVEHIKENYGSHKIALIGLQPAMLQRLSENFCVRVVDLDKDKIGKVKFGVEIENGEEKTEEVLDWCEVIVATGSTAANNTILNFLMKKPVIFFGTTIAGAASLMKLNRFCPCSK; translated from the coding sequence ATGAATAAAAGTATATTTTATGATGATCTTTTAAAAAAGTTTAAAGGAGTTGTTCAAAAAAATAAGTTGTTAAGTGAAAAAGTAACTGTACAGGGAAGTGTTCTTAGCTCACAGGAGGCAATAGGAAATCCTTTAAGAAAAGATTTTCCGATATTAAAAGGAAAAGAAAAACTTATGCAGGCTGAATTTAGAGGAGAAAAGGGCCAAGCTTTTACAGATATGCCTGGAAATTTTACAGGAACAATTGAAGAGATAATCAATAGACCATTAGAGACAAATTTTGATAGAGCAGTACTCATATCAACAATTAATGCAGTATGTAAATATTTAAAAATTACAGATACTACAATTCACTGCAAAGATGAAGAACCAGAAGATTGTGCTAAAAGATTAGTAGAACATATTAAAGAAAATTACGGTTCACATAAAATTGCACTTATAGGACTTCAGCCAGCAATGCTACAAAGACTTTCTGAAAATTTTTGCGTTAGAGTGGTGGATTTAGATAAAGATAAGATAGGAAAAGTAAAATTTGGTGTTGAGATTGAAAATGGAGAAGAAAAAACAGAAGAAGTTTTAGATTGGTGTGAGGTTATCGTTGCTACTGGAAGCACTGCTGCGAATAATACCATTTTAAATTTTTTAATGAAAAAGCCAGTTATATTCTTTGGAACTACTATAGCTGGGGCTGCTTCCTTAATGAAGCTAAACAGATTTTGTCCATGTAGTAAGTAA
- the yqeC gene encoding selenium cofactor biosynthesis protein YqeC, whose product MKLYKALDIKNREMIALVGGGGKTTAMYALAKDLKRNKKVLISTTTAIYLPKKDQANYLIIGKDIKKIGFYLKENKVVGLGNNITVEGKLKGVDPKLLDYIFLKDYFDYIIVEADGAKHKSLKAPEHYEPVIPYESSMVLIVVGIDACGKFLNEENVHRQQIISYITKMQVGKKITPKMIAKVITSESGLLKGIPNHSRVFLIINKVDSKKCYADAYETAKFVREMDKGRIKNILLCNMLDNNVLNIL is encoded by the coding sequence ATGAAGCTGTATAAAGCTTTAGATATAAAAAATAGAGAAATGATAGCTCTTGTTGGCGGTGGTGGAAAAACAACGGCTATGTATGCATTAGCAAAAGATTTAAAACGAAATAAAAAGGTACTAATATCTACAACTACTGCTATTTATCTACCAAAGAAAGATCAAGCAAATTATTTAATTATAGGAAAAGATATTAAAAAAATAGGCTTTTATTTAAAAGAAAATAAAGTTGTCGGATTAGGAAATAATATAACAGTTGAAGGAAAATTAAAGGGAGTAGATCCTAAACTGTTAGATTATATTTTTTTAAAAGATTATTTTGATTATATAATTGTAGAAGCAGATGGAGCAAAACATAAATCATTAAAAGCACCTGAACATTATGAACCAGTAATTCCTTATGAAAGTTCAATGGTGCTTATTGTTGTTGGCATAGATGCTTGTGGGAAGTTTTTAAATGAAGAGAATGTACATCGTCAACAGATTATTTCATACATTACAAAAATGCAGGTAGGAAAAAAAATTACCCCTAAGATGATTGCAAAAGTTATTACAAGCGAAAGTGGCTTATTAAAGGGAATACCAAACCATTCGAGAGTTTTTCTGATTATAAATAAAGTAGATTCTAAGAAATGTTATGCTGATGCTTATGAAACGGCTAAATTTGTAAGAGAAATGGATAAAGGAAGGATTAAAAATATACTTTTATGTAATATGCTAGATAATAATGTGCTTAATATCTTATAA
- a CDS encoding ABC transporter permease, with product MFKEVFNLTLLQNTIRTATPLILAGLGGLLTMHAGILNIGMEGMILLGAFFGVVGSYFFANSFMGVVLAVLSGIIVGIIFGFFVIELGSDEFIIGIAINIFAGGLTIFLLRSIFGVKGAFSSPGIIPLPDIHFPFLDKIPFLDTIFNNHSVFIYISWIFVMITYIFLYKTPYGMWIRAAGEYPKALETVGVSARKMKYFSSIVCGIFCGIAGAHLSLGYLTLFTENMSAGRGFIALAAIIFGAYNPVKTFGAALMFGFFDALGIRLQGVGMPSQFTQMIPYIVTVIALFVVAKKKGKLKKEA from the coding sequence ATGTTTAAAGAAGTATTTAATCTAACACTACTACAAAATACTATCAGAACAGCAACGCCACTTATATTAGCAGGATTAGGTGGACTACTTACCATGCATGCGGGGATCTTAAATATTGGAATGGAAGGAATGATTCTTCTAGGTGCTTTTTTTGGAGTAGTAGGAAGTTATTTTTTTGCTAATTCTTTTATGGGAGTAGTTTTAGCTGTATTATCAGGTATTATTGTTGGGATTATATTTGGCTTTTTTGTAATTGAATTAGGTTCAGATGAATTTATTATTGGAATTGCAATTAATATATTTGCTGGAGGCTTGACCATTTTCCTGTTAAGAAGTATTTTTGGGGTAAAGGGAGCATTTTCATCTCCAGGAATTATTCCTTTGCCAGATATTCATTTTCCTTTCCTTGATAAAATTCCTTTTTTAGATACAATTTTTAATAATCATTCAGTTTTTATATATATCAGTTGGATTTTTGTGATGATTACATATATTTTTCTTTATAAAACACCTTATGGGATGTGGATCAGAGCTGCAGGAGAATATCCTAAAGCGCTTGAAACGGTAGGCGTTAGTGCTAGAAAAATGAAGTATTTTAGTTCTATTGTTTGTGGTATTTTTTGTGGTATAGCAGGGGCCCATTTATCATTAGGATATTTAACATTATTTACAGAAAATATGAGTGCTGGAAGGGGATTTATTGCATTAGCAGCCATTATTTTTGGTGCATACAATCCTGTTAAAACATTTGGAGCTGCTTTGATGTTTGGTTTTTTTGATGCTTTAGGAATTCGGTTACAAGGTGTAGGGATGCCTTCTCAATTTACACAAATGATTCCTTATATAGTAACGGTTATAGCATTATTTGTTGTTGCAAAAAAGAAAGGAAAATTAAAAAAAGAGGCATAA
- a CDS encoding BMP family lipoprotein, which translates to MKKAIVLLLVMTIITTMALTGCGKTEEAVAPVEGEKDALKVGLVVAGGLGDRSFYDSSNEGIEKAKEELGIEAKVFECRNDASLFNDQLIQASQYASVVVVVGFEFYDAIQEVAAEFPDVKYIYVDNVVEGISNITCIDYMENEGSFLAGALAAMLTQDKNIEGMNEEKIIGMVGGMDIPVIRNFKVGYEQGAKYIDPEIKVETIFAGDFEDPAKGKESALALYAKGVDVIFSVAGKTGEGVFEAAKDSKAYAIGVDSDQRYINPDAIVASMIKGVGLSIYESIQRIQDGTFETGKVYKYGIKENGVKMGYGTADMKQFVTDDMRAKLEEIQEKIVNGEIQVDEVK; encoded by the coding sequence ATGAAAAAAGCAATTGTACTACTTTTAGTGATGACAATAATAACGACAATGGCTTTAACAGGATGCGGCAAAACAGAAGAAGCAGTTGCACCTGTAGAAGGAGAAAAAGATGCCTTAAAAGTTGGTCTTGTAGTAGCAGGCGGTTTAGGAGATCGTTCTTTTTATGATTCATCAAATGAAGGAATAGAAAAAGCAAAAGAAGAGTTGGGAATTGAAGCGAAGGTTTTTGAATGTAGAAATGATGCATCACTTTTTAATGACCAATTAATTCAAGCATCTCAATATGCATCTGTCGTAGTTGTTGTAGGATTTGAATTTTATGATGCAATTCAAGAAGTTGCAGCGGAATTTCCAGATGTAAAATACATCTATGTAGATAATGTGGTGGAAGGAATTTCAAATATCACTTGTATTGACTATATGGAAAATGAAGGATCTTTCCTTGCTGGTGCTTTAGCGGCAATGTTAACACAAGATAAAAATATTGAAGGAATGAATGAAGAAAAGATTATTGGAATGGTTGGTGGTATGGATATTCCTGTAATTAGAAACTTTAAAGTAGGATATGAACAAGGGGCAAAATATATTGATCCAGAAATAAAAGTTGAGACAATTTTTGCAGGAGATTTTGAAGACCCAGCAAAAGGTAAGGAAAGTGCATTAGCACTTTATGCAAAAGGTGTAGATGTTATATTCTCTGTAGCAGGAAAAACAGGAGAGGGAGTATTTGAAGCTGCAAAGGATTCAAAAGCCTATGCAATTGGTGTAGATTCTGATCAAAGATACATTAATCCAGATGCAATTGTTGCAAGTATGATAAAAGGAGTAGGACTATCTATTTATGAATCTATTCAAAGAATTCAAGATGGTACTTTTGAGACAGGTAAAGTTTATAAATATGGGATTAAAGAAAATGGTGTAAAGATGGGATATGGTACTGCTGATATGAAACAATTTGTAACAGATGATATGAGAGCAAAATTAGAAGAAATCCAAGAAAAAATTGTAAATGGCGAAATTCAAGTAGATGAAGTGAAATAG
- a CDS encoding Crp/Fnr family transcriptional regulator: MEIQKILENNPVILQILRDCPYEVLKHWEIREYSKGHIVCSQEDVYEYFYIIIKGYANIYRTAENGKKYSQSVYKKGNYFGELEIFDKRPYICSVEALTDLKVIRIHRNHFLEWIEKDRNFLIYITKTLCDNFYKLSKKAGEDTLYSLKYRVCNYLVYCLHDGIETERGIKVQVNKDHLSEMFVVTQRSINRILKYLKEKGIIEVGNKSIYIKSIEKLKEEERASLSE, translated from the coding sequence GTGGAAATACAAAAGATTTTAGAAAATAATCCAGTTATTCTACAGATTCTCAGAGATTGTCCTTACGAGGTATTAAAGCATTGGGAAATCAGAGAATATTCAAAGGGACATATTGTATGTAGCCAAGAAGATGTGTATGAATATTTTTATATTATTATAAAAGGATATGCAAATATTTATAGAACAGCAGAAAATGGAAAAAAGTATTCTCAATCTGTTTATAAGAAAGGGAATTATTTTGGAGAACTAGAAATTTTCGACAAGAGACCTTATATATGTTCTGTAGAAGCTTTAACAGATCTTAAGGTAATAAGAATTCATAGAAATCATTTCCTAGAATGGATTGAAAAGGATAGAAACTTTCTGATCTACATAACAAAAACGCTATGTGACAACTTTTATAAACTTTCAAAGAAAGCAGGAGAAGATACCCTTTATTCACTCAAATATCGGGTTTGTAATTACTTAGTTTATTGTTTACATGATGGCATTGAGACAGAGAGGGGAATAAAAGTACAGGTTAATAAAGATCATCTTAGTGAAATGTTTGTAGTTACGCAAAGAAGCATCAATAGAATTTTAAAGTATTTAAAAGAAAAGGGGATCATTGAAGTAGGTAATAAATCAATTTATATAAAAAGCATAGAAAAATTAAAAGAAGAAGAACGAGCAAGTTTAAGTGAATAA
- a CDS encoding ABC transporter ATP-binding protein → MQNLIELKDVTKVFPGVIANDRINLSIKEGEIHAIVGENGAGKSTLMKILYGLHQPTRGEIYFRGKEINITNPTVAIKNGIGMVHQHFMLVPSFTIAENIVLGSEPKKNKIFMDFKKAVKITKDLVKTYGLEVDPLLKVEEVSVGIQQRIEILKILYKGADILILDEPTAVLTPQETEELFAVIENLVKELNKTVIIITHKLQEVLSLSHRVSVMRQGKLIGTMNTKDATEQKLAEMMVGRQVLFDQLDKKDQIGDVLLKVKDLKAKNNRGLMALNGINFSIRAGEILGIAGVEGNGQSELMEVLSGLRELEDGEVFVKDTNIVGKSPKEIRKLGISHIPEDRLFNGLSKEATITENMMMGIQDQEPYAQKGIHINKKEIRNMVDQAIQEFDVRTPSQDVLIQNLSGGNMQKVVIAREFSFNTPIYIISQPTRGVDIGAIEFIHKQIIKKRNEGCAILLISAELDEIFRLSDRIMTIYEGEITGEFKNGMITKQEIGLYMTGKQKKRGDLHEKNKA, encoded by the coding sequence GTGCAGAATTTGATAGAATTAAAAGATGTTACAAAAGTATTCCCCGGTGTTATAGCAAATGATCGTATCAATCTATCTATTAAAGAAGGGGAGATTCATGCTATCGTAGGGGAAAATGGGGCTGGAAAATCTACTCTGATGAAAATACTTTATGGACTACATCAACCTACAAGGGGAGAAATTTACTTTAGAGGAAAGGAAATAAATATTACAAATCCTACTGTTGCTATAAAAAATGGAATTGGAATGGTACATCAGCATTTTATGTTGGTACCTTCTTTTACGATAGCAGAAAATATAGTCTTAGGTAGTGAGCCTAAAAAAAATAAAATATTTATGGATTTTAAAAAGGCTGTAAAAATTACAAAGGATTTGGTAAAAACCTATGGTTTAGAAGTAGATCCTTTGTTAAAGGTAGAAGAGGTATCTGTAGGGATTCAGCAGAGAATAGAAATATTAAAAATATTATACAAAGGTGCAGATATATTGATACTTGATGAGCCTACTGCAGTTTTAACACCACAAGAGACAGAAGAATTATTTGCCGTTATTGAAAATTTAGTAAAAGAGTTAAACAAAACAGTGATTATTATTACACATAAGCTTCAGGAAGTATTATCACTATCTCATAGAGTAAGTGTTATGAGACAAGGAAAGTTAATTGGCACAATGAATACAAAAGATGCTACAGAGCAAAAACTTGCAGAAATGATGGTTGGTAGACAAGTATTATTTGATCAATTAGATAAAAAAGATCAAATAGGAGATGTCCTTTTAAAAGTAAAAGATTTGAAAGCAAAAAACAATAGAGGACTTATGGCTTTAAATGGAATAAATTTTTCTATAAGAGCAGGGGAAATTTTAGGAATTGCTGGTGTAGAAGGAAATGGACAATCAGAGCTTATGGAAGTTTTATCAGGACTTAGAGAATTAGAAGATGGAGAAGTATTTGTAAAAGATACAAATATAGTAGGAAAATCTCCTAAAGAAATTCGCAAGCTTGGAATATCTCATATACCAGAAGATCGTCTGTTTAATGGTTTAAGTAAGGAAGCAACGATTACGGAGAATATGATGATGGGTATTCAAGATCAAGAACCTTATGCCCAAAAAGGGATTCACATTAATAAAAAAGAGATTCGAAATATGGTAGATCAAGCCATTCAGGAATTTGATGTTAGAACACCTTCACAAGATGTATTGATTCAAAACTTATCAGGAGGAAACATGCAGAAGGTGGTTATTGCAAGAGAATTTTCTTTTAATACGCCTATTTATATTATATCGCAGCCTACAAGAGGAGTAGATATAGGAGCTATTGAGTTTATTCATAAGCAGATTATTAAAAAGAGAAATGAAGGATGTGCTATTCTTTTAATTTCTGCAGAATTAGATGAAATTTTTAGGTTGTCTGACCGCATTATGACTATTTATGAGGGTGAAATTACTGGAGAATTCAAAAACGGTATGATTACAAAACAAGAAATTGGATTATATATGACAGGAAAACAAAAAAAGAGGGGGGATCTACATGAAAAAAATAAAGCATAG